The genomic stretch TATGTTCATGATCAGTCAAGTACATTGGATCTTCCCCTTCTATTCTTTCAGATATACAACAGCTGCGACGAATCGTGTAGACTATCAGCAAAAGGAGATCTCCATGTACCCCATGATCAAGTTGATGAGTTCTGCAATGGGCCTTGTCTAGAGGAGACGAACCATGTACTGGACTGCTTAGAAGAAATAATGGACAACTTTCTGTTCTTCAACCAGGCTACCACTCAGAATGTCAGAGACACCATTTCAGCTGCTTGTGGTCATGGTTTTCACAGAGGTAATCAATTTACTCCGTTTTTCAGTGACAGAGCGAGAGGGATTTTGAGTACTAGTGAGTATGCCTCAAATTCGAACAACTCTTCCTTTCCACTATACCATCGTATTAGACATAAAAAGTTGCAAAGGTCTTGTTAAGTTGTTATTATGAAGTCGGAATCCTGGATCCGTCCTTGCTTCACATCTACGAGTTTGTGTAAGTTGTATATGTGCGCACCGTAATATTCAGATGACGGTCTAATGCAGGTGATTTGGATGTGGGAGAGCACATTAGTGAAGCTGATGAAGGGAGTGGAAGCATTGGGAGTGAGCCTAAATTTGGTCTGTTGTCCTTCACAGTGATAACAATTTTATGGCTCATTTTTGTGCAGTAAATCTGTTACCATGATGCATGAGACCTATATTTATTACCACCAATATATCTGAATATTAGTGAATGTAAAAATTATTGTACATGTTTTCTTATATGGTTAAAACCAAACACTACTTGTAATAATGTGTGAATTTTTTGTCGGGTTTAAGTCCGTTCTATAAATGTAATTAGTTGGCACAACTATGACACAAATAATGTAACATTATAATCGTTATACAAAATGAACTCATATGAGTTTTACAGATTATTATTTAGAAAATATATTCGCCTTAAACTTAAACTAGGTTAAATAGTGAGGTATTATGAAAAGTACAATGTCTAGGATTTAGGAAGTAGAACTAACAACTAATTTGTTTCATCTAATATTGACCCGGTTTTATATTTGAGGTTAGTCATGTCATGTACGAGTTTTTTCTAGTCTAGTTCTTAATAAAAACTCGCATGACacacctttatttatttatttatttatttatagagCTCTTGAAACATTGGAATAAATTGTTGATTTCTTTATATTACAAGATATTAATTTCAAACAAGCTCCAAAAATACTTGGAGGTCATATAAAAGGAAGATCAGGGTAGAATAGTTTAATGAACATGAGAGAATATGTCAACATGGCTAACCTAATGATTTGTCCCCTTTTAGATCTCAATATATATACGCATACTTTGTTCGACGGCAGTTTGGAGCAATTACGTATTTGTGTTTACGTGACTGCAAGTCTGCAACACTTGCGTGCATTTATTTTTCAAACTCTGGTCATTACCTGTCCTAAAAAGTTAAGTAACAACTTGTAACGTAATATAATCCCTAATTATTTTTGACATTAGTTAAATTGGTTGTGAATAGTGAACAAAACAACGATTAGGAGGGAGTACTTACCCGTTTTATCTATAAATTAAAAAGAATATCTTCGACTAAGAAAGGTAAGTCGTtaagtctgacccgacccgaatccGACCAGGTAAAACTCTAGAATGTTTCAAACCCAAACCGATCCTACCCGATGATAAGTGACTTGAACCCGAACCCGATATTGACCTGATTAAATTGATGACctgacaattattaagcttaacattaaaaataaaaatgattTAGTATTTAGATTATACGTTGGGTACTAAGTAACTAAACCAAATAATGGTTTAAAACTAGACCTTGCAAACCGGACAGGTTTAGGTCGGGTCAGTTCAGTTCAAGTTCCTGATTTTTTCAGGTTAATTCGGGTCGGATCAAGTCATTTCGGGTTTCAAGTATGTTTCGATATGTTGGTCGGGTCATTTTTGGGCCCAGCACgtcgggttatttcgggtctgatcattttcgggtcaatgattaagaGAGAAAACGTAATTTCAAGTCATTTTAggtcaattaaagttatattttgttgggtcattttcgggtacGGTGGTTTTGGATGGGGTCGAGTCAGTTACGATATAGTTCAAGCTGGGTCGGGTATTCTAGTTTGGGTCTCGGGTAAGTCTTTTTGGGTCGGGTTGATTTTACCGAATCTATTTAAAACTTATATTAATggtcaaaaattaaaataatgcAATAAAGTAAAGTAATCAGATCTgctaatgacccgacccaaactcgACTGATGCATCATTTGATCGGACAACAACCCGGCCCGAACTCGACTTAACCCAAAATGTTTAGCTGCCCCAAACCCGATATTACTCTACCCAAATCCGACCCGGCTGATCCGATACCACCTCTAAAGGACATCCACGTTACTCTGTTTCACCAATTCACATTTCCACTTCCCTCCAAATACAATCCTTCCAACAATTTTAACAGAATAATAACACGATTGACAACCTTCAACCACAAACACATACACACATGTTTTCAACTCCATTAAAATTAAAAATGTCACCATTAACAAATAAACCAATCTCTCAAATACTCCAATCCAAAACAACACTACTTACCTCCATaaccttcatcatcctcttcactTCAATCTTCTTCTTAAACTTTCCTTTAAAATCCAACCCTTTTTCATCAACTACTTTATCATCGTTGACTTCTAACCTTTTCTCGACTCGAAACGAGTCGAGTTATGTGGCTCCGTCCCCTACCGGCCTGGTCGAAAACGGGTCAATGTCGTCGGATCCACCCGTAAAGAGTTACTGTGATATATTTGATGGGAATTGGGTTTATGATGATTCTGACCCGGTTTACGGACCCGGGTCATGCCCGTTTGTGGGTAACTCGTTTAATTGTTTTAGGAGCGGTCGACGCGATTCGAGTTACTTCAAGTATAGATGGCAACCTGATGGGTGCGATGTTCCAAGGTTTGACCTTTTTTCATTTTTAGTTTCTTATGATTAAAATGTTTTAATCTTGGTTTTGTGTCCTTTGTTTGTCTTACTAAATGTCCGTGCCTACGGTCCACAATAGTACGATATTGTTCTTTTTATACTGTACCTTCATAGATTTACTCTTGGAATCTCTCCCAAGAACCTCTAAGTATTTTATTTAGTGGATACTTATTTTATCTTTACATCAtcgataatttgtaataaattgATTTATGATTTAAAAGTTTTGGTAATGATTAATGGTAATTTTGAATGATAGGTTTGATGGGAAGAAAATGATGGAAATGTTAAAAGGGAAAAGAATGGTGTTTGTCGGTGATTCACTAAACCGCAATATGTGGGATTCTTTGGTTTGTTCATTGTGGGCGTTTAATATTACTGGCACCAGAGTTTTAAAAAGAGACACAATGTTGATTCAAATTAAGGTATTTTTTTATTTACATTTGAAAAATTCTGTTTTCTTCTTGATTATTATCCAAAATTGTCAAAATTTCCCTTTAATGTCACAATGGGAATGATTTTTATAACCATATTAATGGGTAAATGCAATTATTAAAAAATAAACCGTTTTACAATAAACTTGTTTAAAACATTTGTGCAAAGAGAGTAAAACAAAGGCGATTCTGATGCTGACGAGGTTTGTGTTTTGGGGTTAGGATTATGATAGCAGCATAATATTGATCACAGCGCCATTCTTAGTCCAACAATGGAAGGAACTCCCAGGATCAACTGATAGAGAAACACCCGTCGAGAAGTTACGAATTGATTTGATACATGATGCTATCTCCAAGTATTATAATGCTGATTTCCTCATCTTTAACACTGGTCATTGGTGGAATCACAACAAAGTTCAAAATGGGTATGAAAAGTTACAATGATGAGTTAAAATTTGTGTTTATTCAAAAGGTATTGAGTAAGACGGTCTTACAATATCTTATTGCAGGGAGAATTTCTTCCAAGAGGGTGATGTTCTACACCAAAAGATGGAAGTGGGAGATGCTTACAAAATAGCCCTAAACACTTGGGCACAATGGGTTGACAATAATGTTAACAAGAACAAAACTCAAGTCTTCTTTGTGGGCTATACCGCTACTCATTTCAAGTAAGACGCTTTTCTAACCCCTGAATCAACCTAAGTAACAGATTTTCTAACGTGTACCCCAATAATTGAATATCCCTTACTATAAAAGTGTAAAACAGTCCTACCCAATCGAAACCAAAATAGTAAAAATATTAAGTTACCTAAACTTTATCATCGTCGCTAATTTTTATTCCTGAATTTAATTGGAGCAGAGGAGGAGACTGGAATTCAGGAGGAACTTGCGACAACGAAACAAAACCAATTAGTGACGAAAAACTCCTGGAACCGTATCCATGGATGATGACCGCTCTTGAAACAGTAATCTCAAAGATGAGTACACCAGTTACATATCTAAACATTACCAAGTTAACAGACTACAGAAATGATGGGCACCCGTCTGTATACCGACATCCTGGTTCAAAACCGCGCCCTGGTGTAGTCCAAGATTGCAGCCATTGGTGTCTTCCTGGAGTACCAGACTCTTGGAACCAGCTTCTTTATGCTTCCTTATTGTTGGCCTCTAATTCAACTAATTAATTTTATCCCCTTAATTAATCTTGCTTTGCAAGAAAATTTTGTTGTATATTAGAGTAGTATGTAGATGTTTTGTGGAGATTGAGATGATCTCTAATTAGAATTGATACACACGAAAAATTCTTTTACTTGTATCTTAC from Silene latifolia isolate original U9 population chromosome 5, ASM4854445v1, whole genome shotgun sequence encodes the following:
- the LOC141655114 gene encoding uncharacterized protein LOC141655114, translated to MGDNLTGDCYPSSGEDGPIGKHPTHEEKDVDHGHEGNGRDNGCEGGVENGGFDGGGEGHGHGGGDGHNEGEGGTGRGNDPAHIVAGGLLCFREKHIYNSCDESCRLSAKGDLHVPHDQVDEFCNGPCLEETNHVLDCLEEIMDNFLFFNQATTQNVRDTISAACGHGFHRGDLDVGEHISEADEGSGSIGSEPKFGLLSFTVITILWLIFVQ
- the LOC141656026 gene encoding protein trichome birefringence-like 4 codes for the protein MFSTPLKLKMSPLTNKPISQILQSKTTLLTSITFIILFTSIFFLNFPLKSNPFSSTTLSSLTSNLFSTRNESSYVAPSPTGLVENGSMSSDPPVKSYCDIFDGNWVYDDSDPVYGPGSCPFVGNSFNCFRSGRRDSSYFKYRWQPDGCDVPRFDGKKMMEMLKGKRMVFVGDSLNRNMWDSLVCSLWAFNITGTRVLKRDTMLIQIKDYDSSIILITAPFLVQQWKELPGSTDRETPVEKLRIDLIHDAISKYYNADFLIFNTGHWWNHNKVQNGENFFQEGDVLHQKMEVGDAYKIALNTWAQWVDNNVNKNKTQVFFVGYTATHFKGGDWNSGGTCDNETKPISDEKLLEPYPWMMTALETVISKMSTPVTYLNITKLTDYRNDGHPSVYRHPGSKPRPGVVQDCSHWCLPGVPDSWNQLLYASLLLASNSTN